The following proteins are co-located in the Streptomyces bottropensis ATCC 25435 genome:
- a CDS encoding amidohydrolase family protein yields MTELPRIISVDDHVIEPAHLFDTWLPEKYRDRGPKPLTAGIGELAYIAGKYRITMDPEGQPTDWWIYEDLKFPYKRNIAAVGFDRDEMTLEGITREEMRRGCWDPKARLADMDLNHVEASLCFPTFPRFCGQTFAEAHDKEVALACVRAYNDWMVEEWCGDSGGRLIPLCLIPLWDIDLAVAEIERNAARGVRAVTFSEIPTYLGLPSIHSGYWDPFFAVCQETGTVVNMHIGSSSQMPAASPDAPPAVQASLSFNNAMASMMDFLFSGVLVKFPRLKLAYSEGQMGWIPYALERADDVWEEHRAWGGVRDLIPEPPSTYYYRQMFCCFFRDKHGIASLDVVGRDNATFETDYPHVDSTFPHTKEVALDHVKGLDDETVYKLMRGNAIRMLGLDLDRHLGT; encoded by the coding sequence ATGACCGAACTGCCCCGCATCATCAGCGTCGACGACCATGTGATCGAGCCCGCGCACCTCTTCGACACCTGGCTGCCGGAGAAGTACCGCGACCGGGGCCCGAAGCCCCTCACCGCCGGGATCGGCGAGCTGGCGTACATCGCCGGCAAGTACCGGATCACGATGGACCCCGAGGGGCAGCCGACGGACTGGTGGATCTACGAGGACCTGAAGTTCCCGTACAAGCGGAACATCGCGGCCGTCGGCTTCGACCGGGACGAGATGACCCTGGAGGGGATCACCCGCGAGGAGATGCGGCGCGGCTGCTGGGACCCGAAGGCCCGGCTGGCGGACATGGACCTCAACCACGTCGAGGCCTCGCTGTGCTTCCCGACCTTCCCGCGCTTCTGCGGTCAGACCTTCGCCGAGGCGCACGACAAGGAGGTGGCCCTGGCCTGCGTGCGCGCCTACAACGACTGGATGGTCGAGGAGTGGTGCGGCGACAGCGGCGGCCGGCTCATCCCGCTCTGCCTGATCCCCCTGTGGGACATCGACCTCGCGGTCGCGGAGATCGAGCGGAACGCCGCCCGGGGCGTCCGGGCCGTCACCTTCTCCGAGATCCCCACCTACCTCGGACTGCCCTCCATCCACTCCGGCTACTGGGACCCCTTCTTCGCGGTCTGCCAGGAGACCGGGACGGTCGTCAACATGCACATCGGCTCCAGCTCCCAGATGCCGGCCGCCTCCCCCGACGCACCCCCCGCCGTCCAGGCCTCGCTCTCCTTCAACAACGCGATGGCCTCGATGATGGACTTCCTCTTCAGCGGGGTCCTGGTGAAGTTCCCCCGCCTCAAACTCGCCTACAGCGAGGGTCAGATGGGCTGGATCCCCTACGCCCTGGAACGCGCCGACGACGTCTGGGAGGAGCACCGCGCCTGGGGCGGCGTACGCGACCTGATCCCCGAGCCGCCCTCGACGTACTACTACCGGCAGATGTTCTGCTGCTTCTTCCGCGACAAGCACGGCATCGCCTCGCTGGACGTCGTCGGGCGGGACAACGCCACCTTCGAGACCGACTACCCGCACGTCGACTCGACCTTTCCGCACACCAAGGAGGTCGCCCTCGACCATGTGAAGGGCCTCGACGACGAGACGGTCTACAAGCTCATGCGCGGCAACGCGATCCGCATGCTCGGCCTGGACCTCGACCGCCACCTCGGCACGTAG
- a CDS encoding ABC transporter substrate-binding protein encodes MTGSRARRTPPFTDLPLGLAKRLVRATTLAACASLVAGCGVVPGTTGGTGDDTVTVMTWAPEKTSATNKPGMPAMAKAYARWINANGGINGRELKILTCNDHNETVTAAKCARRAADENVVAVVGSYSQHGRSYLAPLESAGIPYIGGYGVTDDEFASALSYPVNGGQASLMAGLGEQLAKTCGPVALVRPDSIAGDQLPLLLDSGLRSGGHRGSEDQLAAEDATEYGGHAREALRRAASDPATEGCVVPALGDRTFTFMDSFRRDRGDYPSVRTGTVLGSVDQTVIDTTGGRSGPYEGAYVTGWYPVETDKRWDRMKQVIREHAFDDNRIDPADPGVQTTWIAYTVLRAALQKIGDSEVTAQAIRRVLDGGLTVTTGGLTPPLRWRFEDLIASAGFPRLINPEVTFQVVRKGRLVAARRDFVNVEKTLVEAES; translated from the coding sequence ATGACTGGTTCCCGGGCACGACGGACCCCTCCGTTCACCGACCTCCCCCTAGGGCTCGCCAAACGCCTGGTCAGGGCCACCACACTGGCGGCGTGTGCGTCACTCGTCGCCGGGTGCGGGGTCGTCCCCGGTACCACGGGGGGTACCGGGGACGACACCGTCACCGTCATGACCTGGGCCCCGGAGAAGACGTCCGCCACCAACAAGCCCGGTATGCCCGCCATGGCGAAGGCGTACGCCCGCTGGATCAACGCCAACGGTGGCATCAACGGCCGCGAACTCAAGATCCTGACCTGCAACGACCACAACGAGACCGTGACCGCCGCGAAGTGCGCCCGTCGCGCCGCCGACGAGAACGTCGTCGCGGTCGTCGGGTCCTACAGCCAGCACGGCCGTTCCTATCTCGCCCCGCTGGAGTCCGCGGGCATCCCGTACATCGGCGGCTACGGCGTCACCGACGACGAGTTCGCCAGCGCGCTGTCCTATCCGGTCAACGGCGGGCAGGCCTCCCTCATGGCCGGCCTCGGTGAGCAGCTGGCCAAGACGTGCGGCCCGGTCGCCCTCGTACGCCCCGACTCGATCGCCGGCGACCAGCTGCCGCTGCTGCTGGACTCGGGACTGCGGTCCGGGGGCCATCGGGGATCCGAGGACCAGCTGGCGGCCGAGGACGCGACCGAGTACGGCGGGCACGCCCGGGAGGCCCTGCGGCGGGCCGCCTCCGATCCGGCCACGGAGGGCTGTGTGGTCCCGGCGCTCGGCGACCGCACCTTCACCTTCATGGACTCCTTCCGCCGGGACCGCGGGGACTACCCGTCCGTCCGCACCGGAACCGTCCTCGGCAGCGTCGACCAGACGGTGATCGACACGACCGGCGGCAGGTCGGGGCCGTACGAGGGGGCGTACGTCACCGGCTGGTACCCGGTGGAGACCGACAAACGGTGGGACCGGATGAAGCAGGTGATCCGGGAGCACGCGTTCGACGACAACCGGATCGACCCGGCGGACCCGGGTGTGCAGACCACGTGGATCGCGTACACCGTCCTGCGGGCCGCCCTGCAGAAGATCGGCGACAGCGAGGTGACCGCCCAGGCGATCCGCCGCGTCCTCGACGGCGGCCTGACGGTCACCACGGGCGGCCTCACCCCACCTCTGAGGTGGCGCTTCGAAGACCTCATCGCCTCCGCGGGCTTCCCCCGCCTCATCAACCCGGAAGTCACCTTCCAGGTGGTCCGCAAGGGCCGGCTGGTCGCCGCACGCCGGGACTTCGTGAACGTGGAGAAGACACTGGTGGAGGCGGAGAGCTGA
- a CDS encoding SCO4402 family protein codes for MTVQGPETPSRRGRRSSTMGDMPLNDMPWWRWRSNVRSALHMLSDPAFQQNVWLAGVDGYGDVTDAVYRLVEDTWLDNWSAEKYVGTIFRDAQEAALVDTAVLRVLRIMHQVGPDAPVSAYVDHEAWPEAVRAAREAHVRLSASDGEDPDTPPRTLEVLRIMTRAA; via the coding sequence ATGACCGTCCAAGGTCCGGAGACCCCTTCCCGTCGCGGGCGTCGCTCATCCACCATGGGCGACATGCCACTGAACGACATGCCGTGGTGGCGCTGGCGCAGCAATGTGCGCTCCGCGCTGCACATGCTCTCCGACCCCGCGTTCCAGCAGAATGTCTGGCTGGCCGGTGTCGACGGGTACGGGGACGTCACCGACGCCGTGTACCGCCTGGTCGAGGACACCTGGCTGGACAACTGGTCCGCCGAGAAGTACGTGGGCACGATCTTCCGTGACGCCCAGGAGGCCGCCCTCGTCGACACCGCCGTGCTGCGCGTGCTGCGGATCATGCACCAGGTCGGCCCGGACGCGCCCGTCTCCGCCTACGTCGACCACGAGGCCTGGCCCGAGGCCGTCCGCGCCGCTCGTGAGGCCCACGTACGCCTCTCGGCGAGCGATGGGGAGGACCCGGACACGCCGCCGCGCACCCTTGAGGTGCTGCGGATCATGACGCGGGCGGCGTAG
- a CDS encoding EF-hand domain-containing protein — protein MVSSEYERRIAARFATFDQDGNGWIDREDFSAASKAVLNEFGTTARSDKGQALYGGAEAFWQGMAGIADRDGDQRITRDEFVNGAVKRLRDNPDRFAEIARPFLHAALAVADADGDGKASVEEAARVLKALGAPEEVCAAAAATLDTDADGKVDEVEVVNAFARYFTVPE, from the coding sequence ATGGTCAGCAGCGAGTACGAGCGCAGGATCGCCGCCCGGTTCGCCACCTTCGACCAGGACGGCAACGGCTGGATCGACCGCGAGGACTTCAGCGCGGCGAGCAAGGCGGTTCTCAACGAGTTCGGCACCACCGCACGTTCGGACAAGGGCCAGGCCCTCTACGGCGGCGCCGAGGCCTTCTGGCAGGGCATGGCCGGCATAGCGGACCGGGACGGCGACCAGCGCATCACCCGGGACGAGTTCGTGAACGGCGCGGTCAAGCGACTGCGCGACAACCCCGACCGATTCGCCGAGATCGCCCGCCCCTTCCTGCACGCCGCCCTGGCGGTCGCGGACGCCGACGGGGACGGAAAGGCCTCGGTCGAGGAGGCCGCCCGGGTCCTCAAGGCTCTCGGCGCGCCGGAGGAGGTCTGCGCGGCCGCCGCCGCCACGCTCGACACCGACGCCGACGGCAAGGTGGACGAGGTGGAGGTCGTGAACGCGTTCGCCCGCTACTTCACCGTGCCCGAATAA
- the purU gene encoding formyltetrahydrofolate deformylase → MNAQSTRAAAPADQYVLTLACPDKPGIVHAVSSYLFMTGGNIEDSQQFGDHDTGLFFMRVHFSAEAPVNVEKLRASFAAIGDSFQMDWQINLADEKMRIVLMVSRFGHCLNDLLFRASIGALPVEIAAVVSNHTDFAELVGSYDIPFHHIPVTKDTKAQAEARVLEIVREEKVELVVLARYMQVLSDDLCKQLSGRIINIHHSFLPSFKGAKPYHQAHARGVKLIGATAHYVTADLDEGPIIEQEVERVGHGVTPEGLVAVGRDVECQALARAVKWHAERRILMNGRRTVVFA, encoded by the coding sequence ATGAACGCGCAGTCCACCCGAGCCGCGGCGCCCGCCGACCAGTACGTCCTCACCCTCGCCTGCCCGGACAAGCCGGGCATCGTGCACGCCGTGTCGAGCTACCTCTTCATGACCGGCGGCAACATCGAGGACAGCCAGCAGTTCGGCGACCACGACACGGGACTGTTCTTCATGCGCGTCCACTTCTCGGCGGAGGCGCCGGTGAACGTGGAGAAGCTGCGGGCCAGCTTCGCGGCGATCGGTGACTCCTTCCAGATGGACTGGCAGATCAACCTGGCCGACGAGAAGATGCGCATCGTCCTGATGGTCAGCAGGTTCGGGCACTGTCTGAACGACCTGCTCTTCCGGGCCAGCATCGGGGCGCTGCCGGTGGAGATCGCGGCCGTCGTCTCCAACCACACCGACTTCGCCGAGCTGGTGGGGTCGTACGACATCCCCTTCCACCACATCCCGGTGACCAAGGACACCAAGGCGCAGGCCGAGGCGCGGGTGCTGGAGATCGTGCGCGAGGAGAAGGTCGAGCTGGTCGTTCTGGCCCGCTACATGCAGGTCCTCTCCGATGACCTCTGCAAGCAGCTGAGCGGTCGCATCATCAACATCCACCACTCCTTCCTGCCGAGCTTCAAGGGTGCGAAGCCGTACCACCAGGCGCATGCGCGGGGTGTGAAGCTGATCGGGGCGACGGCGCACTATGTGACCGCCGACCTCGACGAGGGGCCGATCATCGAGCAGGAGGTCGAGCGGGTGGGGCACGGGGTGACGCCCGAGGGGCTGGTCGCGGTCGGGCGGGACGTGGAGTGCCAGGCGTTGGCGCGGGCGGTCAAGTGGCATGCGGAGCGGCGGATTCTGATGAACGGGCGGCGGACGGTCGTCTTCGCGTAG
- a CDS encoding acyl-CoA dehydrogenase family protein, giving the protein MDLAYSPAQEEFRARLREWLAKTLPSLPPKPSPGDWPGRRAYDLGWQRTLYDAGYADVHWDASPTTRLIFLEETERAGAPYVGAGFVGLLHAGPTIAAEGTPGQRARWLPPILRGEEVWCQGFSEPDAGSDLASLRTRARRDGDAYVVSGSKIWTSHAEVADWCELLVRTDPDAPKHRGITWLAMPMDAPGVTVRPLRTLAGSTEFAEVFLDEVRVPVANRVGEENDGWRVTMVTLSFERGTAFVGEVVACRRVLGEVARQARANGRWDDSSVRRRLGRLNAEFRALWRLTQWNVSAAEASGGVPGVGGSVFKLRYSRARQELFDAAGEVLGAEAVDLGRPWVLDRLGSLSYTIAAGTSEIQRNIVGERILGLPKG; this is encoded by the coding sequence ATGGACCTCGCGTACAGCCCGGCGCAGGAGGAGTTCCGGGCGCGGCTGCGGGAGTGGCTGGCGAAGACGCTCCCCTCGCTGCCGCCGAAACCGTCGCCCGGCGACTGGCCCGGACGACGCGCCTACGACCTCGGCTGGCAACGGACGCTGTACGACGCCGGGTACGCCGACGTCCACTGGGACGCCTCGCCGACCACGCGGCTGATCTTCCTGGAGGAGACCGAACGGGCGGGCGCCCCTTACGTGGGCGCCGGCTTCGTGGGGCTGCTGCACGCGGGGCCCACGATCGCCGCCGAGGGCACCCCCGGCCAGCGGGCCCGCTGGCTCCCGCCGATCCTGCGCGGCGAGGAGGTGTGGTGCCAGGGGTTCAGCGAACCGGACGCCGGTTCCGACCTCGCGTCGCTGCGCACCCGCGCGCGCCGGGACGGCGACGCGTACGTGGTGAGCGGGTCCAAGATCTGGACCTCGCACGCCGAAGTCGCCGACTGGTGCGAGCTGTTGGTGCGCACGGATCCGGACGCGCCGAAGCACCGGGGCATCACCTGGCTGGCGATGCCCATGGACGCGCCCGGCGTGACCGTACGGCCGCTGCGCACGCTCGCCGGCTCCACCGAGTTCGCCGAGGTCTTCCTCGACGAGGTGCGGGTGCCGGTGGCCAACCGGGTGGGCGAGGAGAACGACGGGTGGCGCGTGACGATGGTGACGCTGTCGTTCGAGCGCGGGACGGCGTTCGTGGGCGAAGTGGTCGCCTGTCGGCGGGTGTTGGGGGAGGTCGCGCGCCAGGCGCGGGCGAACGGACGCTGGGACGACTCCTCGGTGCGGCGGAGGCTGGGGCGGCTGAACGCGGAGTTCCGGGCCCTGTGGCGGCTCACGCAGTGGAACGTGAGCGCGGCGGAGGCGAGCGGTGGTGTGCCGGGAGTGGGGGGCTCGGTCTTCAAGCTGAGGTACTCGCGCGCGCGGCAGGAGCTGTTCGACGCGGCGGGGGAGGTGCTGGGGGCGGAGGCGGTCGATCTGGGGCGGCCGTGGGTTCTCGACCGGCTGGGTTCGCTGTCGTACACGATCGCGGCCGGGACGTCGGAGATCCAGCGGAACATCGTGGGTGAGCGGATTCTGGGGTTGCCCAAGGGGTGA
- a CDS encoding STAS domain-containing protein, with translation MAVTFEVTDGDQDGQDGQGLPGERGEWVVLHVSGEMDLVTSPLLRQRVHEAVADGRRSLVLDLSDVVFCDSSGVGVLIATRRLLRSCRGRLKLILPADGHAGGGPAQGAHVNRVLAALGVRRLFDVHPDVASAVVPEPEEEVGPLSA, from the coding sequence ATCGCGGTGACGTTCGAAGTGACCGACGGCGATCAGGACGGGCAGGACGGGCAGGGCCTACCGGGCGAGCGGGGCGAGTGGGTCGTGCTGCACGTGTCCGGTGAGATGGACCTGGTCACCTCGCCCCTGCTGCGGCAGCGGGTGCACGAGGCGGTGGCCGACGGCCGCCGAAGCCTCGTCCTGGACCTCTCCGACGTCGTCTTCTGCGACTCCAGCGGAGTGGGGGTCCTCATCGCCACCCGCCGCCTCCTGCGCTCCTGCCGGGGACGGCTCAAGCTGATCCTCCCCGCCGACGGCCACGCGGGCGGCGGACCGGCCCAGGGCGCGCATGTCAACCGCGTGCTCGCCGCCCTCGGCGTCCGCCGCCTCTTCGACGTCCACCCCGACGTCGCCTCGGCGGTCGTACCGGAGCCCGAGGAGGAGGTCGGCCCACTGTCGGCCTGA
- a CDS encoding class I adenylate-forming enzyme family protein, with protein MNDTAHALGTSRTLWELLDRRAGLTPDRPVLLQDDRTLSFGELRARAERVAAGLYDRGVRPGTVVAWQLPTRIETVLLSFALARLGAVQSPVIPFYRDREVGFALRESKAEFFAVPGQWRGFDHTEMARRLAARGVFEAYDLLPDGDPSTLPAPPDDGTSVRWIYWTSGTTSDPKGVLHTDRSLIAGGSCLAHALRLTSDDVGSIAFPYAHIGGPDYMVMLLLYGFPAVLFEHFALPAALEGYRKHGVTVAGGSTAFYSMFLAEQRKQPGVPVVPTLRLLAGGGAPKPPEVYHAVVREMGVQLTHGYGMTEVPMITMGAPDDSVENLATTEGRPPAGMEIRIAADGEVRLRGEAVCRGYLDPAQSATAFDADGFFVTGDLGHLTDSGHLVLTGRLKDVIIRKGENISAKEIEDLLHRHPAVRDVAVIGLPDAERGERVCAVVEQPPATEALTLEAVTSYLRAEGLSVHKLPEQVEVVDALPRNETLRKVLKYKLRERYSGTVK; from the coding sequence GTGAATGACACCGCCCACGCACTCGGCACGTCCCGCACCCTCTGGGAACTCCTCGACCGCCGCGCCGGCCTCACCCCCGACCGGCCCGTCCTCCTCCAGGACGACCGCACCCTGAGCTTCGGCGAACTGCGCGCCCGAGCCGAGCGGGTGGCGGCCGGGCTGTACGACAGGGGCGTACGCCCCGGCACGGTCGTCGCCTGGCAGCTGCCCACCCGGATCGAGACGGTCCTGCTCTCCTTCGCCCTGGCCCGCCTCGGCGCCGTCCAGTCCCCGGTGATCCCCTTCTACCGCGACCGCGAGGTCGGCTTCGCGCTGCGGGAGTCGAAGGCGGAGTTCTTCGCGGTGCCGGGCCAGTGGCGGGGCTTCGACCACACGGAGATGGCCCGGCGGCTGGCGGCGCGCGGCGTCTTCGAGGCGTACGACCTGCTCCCGGACGGCGATCCCTCGACGCTCCCGGCCCCGCCGGACGACGGCACCTCCGTCCGCTGGATCTACTGGACCTCGGGCACCACCTCCGACCCCAAGGGCGTCCTCCACACCGACCGTTCGCTCATCGCGGGCGGCTCCTGTCTCGCCCACGCGCTACGGCTCACCTCGGACGACGTCGGCTCGATCGCCTTCCCGTACGCGCACATCGGCGGCCCCGACTACATGGTGATGCTGCTGCTGTACGGCTTCCCGGCGGTGCTGTTCGAGCACTTCGCGCTGCCGGCCGCACTGGAGGGCTACCGCAAGCACGGGGTGACGGTGGCGGGCGGGTCGACGGCGTTCTACTCCATGTTCCTGGCCGAGCAGCGCAAACAGCCCGGTGTTCCCGTCGTTCCCACCCTGCGGCTGCTGGCGGGCGGCGGGGCCCCGAAACCGCCCGAGGTCTACCACGCCGTCGTCCGGGAGATGGGCGTGCAGCTCACCCACGGGTACGGCATGACGGAGGTCCCGATGATCACGATGGGGGCGCCGGACGACTCGGTGGAGAACCTGGCGACGACGGAGGGGCGGCCGCCGGCCGGGATGGAGATACGGATCGCGGCGGACGGCGAGGTTCGGCTGCGGGGGGAGGCCGTCTGCCGGGGCTATCTGGACCCCGCGCAGTCGGCGACGGCGTTCGACGCGGACGGGTTCTTCGTGACGGGCGACCTCGGGCACCTGACCGACAGCGGCCATCTGGTGCTGACCGGGCGCCTCAAGGACGTCATCATCCGCAAGGGCGAGAACATCTCGGCGAAGGAGATCGAGGACCTGCTGCACCGCCACCCGGCGGTGCGGGACGTGGCGGTGATCGGTCTCCCCGACGCCGAACGCGGGGAACGGGTCTGCGCGGTCGTGGAACAGCCGCCGGCGACCGAGGCGCTGACCCTGGAGGCGGTGACGTCGTACCTGCGCGCGGAAGGGCTGTCGGTCCACAAGCTGCCGGAGCAGGTGGAGGTGGTGGACGCCCTTCCGCGCAACGAGACCCTGCGGAAGGTCCTCAAGTACAAGCTGCGCGAGCGTTATTCGGGCACGGTGAAGTAG
- a CDS encoding sigma-70 family RNA polymerase sigma factor, with product MATKDAPPRWDRKMQQRLARGEAAALGELYDRFASLVHGLAHRVLGDERGADGITREVFLQLWENPEAYDPKHGPLRSWVAALTHRLAVQRLRATETAALARGGEGTAEDLERKVRHASVAARADYIVQAMPTSLRAALELAYFQRRDYRQTATDLGVTEDEARRRLRLGLQLLSTAHDTRPSGTPPEPGATA from the coding sequence ATGGCGACGAAGGACGCACCGCCCCGCTGGGACCGCAAGATGCAGCAGCGGCTGGCGCGAGGCGAGGCGGCGGCGCTCGGTGAGCTGTACGACCGGTTCGCGTCCCTCGTGCACGGGCTCGCCCACCGCGTCCTCGGTGACGAGCGGGGCGCCGACGGCATCACCCGCGAGGTGTTCCTCCAGCTCTGGGAGAACCCCGAGGCGTACGACCCCAAGCACGGCCCCCTGCGTTCCTGGGTTGCGGCGCTGACCCACCGCCTGGCGGTGCAGCGGCTGCGCGCCACCGAGACCGCCGCACTCGCCCGGGGCGGCGAGGGCACCGCGGAGGACCTGGAGCGCAAGGTGCGCCACGCGTCGGTCGCGGCCCGCGCCGACTACATAGTGCAGGCGATGCCCACATCGCTGCGGGCCGCCCTGGAGCTGGCGTACTTCCAGCGCCGCGACTACCGCCAGACCGCCACCGACCTCGGCGTCACCGAGGACGAGGCCCGCCGCCGCCTGCGCCTCGGCCTGCAGCTCCTGTCCACCGCCCACGACACCCGTCCCTCCGGCACCCCGCCCGAACCCGGGGCCACGGCGTGA
- a CDS encoding bifunctional DNA primase/polymerase has translation MEETIAGPEAAQIPKQRGESLLDTAVRYTEDRHWDVFPGTWLEAVDGVQQCSCGSAVCAAPGAHPAREDWATQATGSATAARRLWSEQPTASILLPTGHTFDTIDVPETAGLLALARMERMELTLGPVTWTPDRRMHFFVLPGASVKVPDLVRKLGWSPLALDLRALGEGEYVAAPPTRYGSRGAVQWARRPTPANRWLPDAEELISPLAYACGRDGRR, from the coding sequence GTGGAAGAGACCATCGCGGGCCCTGAAGCTGCCCAAATCCCGAAGCAGCGCGGCGAATCGCTGCTGGACACCGCCGTTCGCTACACCGAAGATCGCCACTGGGACGTGTTCCCCGGTACATGGCTGGAAGCCGTCGACGGGGTGCAGCAGTGCTCCTGCGGCAGCGCGGTGTGCGCCGCCCCCGGCGCGCACCCGGCGCGCGAGGACTGGGCGACCCAGGCGACAGGCAGTGCGACCGCCGCACGCCGTCTGTGGTCGGAGCAGCCCACCGCGTCGATCCTTCTGCCGACCGGCCATACGTTCGACACGATCGACGTTCCCGAGACCGCCGGCCTGCTGGCGCTGGCCCGCATGGAACGCATGGAGCTGACCCTCGGCCCGGTGACCTGGACGCCGGACCGCCGGATGCACTTCTTCGTGCTGCCGGGTGCCTCCGTCAAGGTCCCCGATCTCGTACGGAAGTTGGGCTGGTCGCCGCTGGCCCTCGACCTCAGGGCGCTGGGCGAGGGCGAGTACGTGGCGGCCCCGCCGACGCGGTACGGGTCGCGGGGGGCCGTGCAGTGGGCCCGGCGCCCCACCCCGGCCAACCGCTGGCTGCCGGACGCCGAGGAACTGATCTCACCGCTCGCCTACGCGTGCGGGCGGGACGGGCGTCGCTGA
- a CDS encoding zf-HC2 domain-containing protein — protein sequence MTGGPTPFGAPGDDPEEQGPGGPRDGDGDGGGDAPAGPPRIPLPRTSVEDTGLPLPDPAPPTAPPASLVLEHHVLKALLGAWALAACSAEEALAVEEHLGSCGACADEARRLREAVGLLHPPESLDLDPSLRTQVLGICLRRRPPRIPVPGWAAPYDAETARLDALLQDIGTADWHAPVRLRWFEGVGPVSRRTTVAGVIAHLLTVDGMVAAALGLDDPLGGLDREGDEPVGGTPEARTEAYWKASHFPPNRALRAPWRQQSHDIVRTASFTGGGGPDGSDNSGRLPVSYGGFELPLRDAMLDRAFECWIHAEDIAEAVDYPYEPPSGRDLHGMIDLAVRMLPVSLAERRRAGLASPPPPGRHLVPAGTPGRSLRLEIEGSGGGEWLIPLDSPAALGSADHEVAHVALDGVEFCRLAAGHVPPEEAAAGQAGDREAIKDVLLAAASLSRM from the coding sequence GTGACCGGCGGACCGACCCCGTTCGGGGCCCCCGGCGACGACCCGGAGGAGCAGGGGCCCGGCGGCCCCCGCGACGGTGATGGTGACGGTGGCGGCGACGCGCCGGCCGGGCCGCCGCGCATACCGCTGCCGCGTACCTCCGTGGAGGACACCGGGCTGCCACTGCCCGACCCCGCGCCGCCGACGGCACCCCCGGCGTCCCTCGTGCTGGAGCACCATGTGCTCAAGGCGCTGCTCGGGGCCTGGGCGCTGGCGGCGTGCTCGGCCGAGGAGGCGCTGGCCGTGGAGGAGCACCTCGGGTCGTGCGGGGCGTGCGCGGACGAGGCGCGCCGGCTGCGGGAGGCCGTGGGGCTGCTCCACCCGCCGGAGAGCCTCGACCTGGATCCGTCGCTGCGCACCCAGGTGCTGGGCATCTGTCTGCGCCGCCGCCCGCCGCGCATCCCCGTGCCCGGCTGGGCCGCCCCGTACGACGCGGAGACGGCCCGGCTGGACGCGTTGCTGCAGGACATCGGGACCGCCGACTGGCACGCGCCCGTACGGCTGCGCTGGTTCGAGGGCGTGGGGCCGGTGAGCCGGCGGACGACCGTCGCCGGGGTCATCGCCCATCTGCTCACCGTCGACGGGATGGTGGCGGCCGCGCTCGGCCTGGACGACCCGCTCGGCGGGCTGGATCGCGAAGGCGACGAGCCCGTCGGCGGTACGCCGGAGGCGCGCACCGAGGCCTACTGGAAGGCGTCCCACTTCCCGCCGAACCGTGCCCTGCGCGCACCCTGGCGGCAACAGAGCCACGACATCGTCCGCACGGCGTCGTTCACGGGCGGTGGCGGTCCGGACGGCTCCGACAACTCCGGGCGCCTGCCGGTCTCGTACGGCGGCTTCGAGCTGCCCCTGCGCGACGCGATGCTGGACCGGGCGTTCGAGTGCTGGATCCACGCGGAGGACATCGCGGAGGCCGTGGACTACCCCTACGAGCCGCCCTCCGGCCGCGATCTGCACGGCATGATCGACCTGGCGGTCCGCATGCTGCCGGTGTCCCTGGCCGAGCGCCGCCGGGCCGGCCTGGCGTCCCCACCCCCGCCCGGCCGCCACCTCGTACCGGCCGGCACCCCCGGCCGCAGCCTCCGCCTGGAGATCGAGGGCTCCGGCGGCGGCGAGTGGCTCATCCCCCTGGACTCCCCCGCGGCCCTCGGCTCCGCCGACCACGAGGTGGCCCACGTCGCCCTGGACGGCGTCGAGTTCTGCCGCCTGGCCGCCGGCCACGTCCCCCCGGAGGAAGCGGCGGCAGGCCAGGCCGGCGACCGCGAGGCAATCAAAGACGTCCTGCTCGCGGCGGCATCCCTGAGCCGGATGTAG